A single window of Betta splendens chromosome 11, fBetSpl5.4, whole genome shotgun sequence DNA harbors:
- the LOC114865359 gene encoding ras/Rap GTPase-activating protein SynGAP-like isoform X2, with protein sequence MDTSSKSWLPHQGQFGLVGQAEVCCGGAGVLTPNQSRRASFASARQSSMETPPNATPQPFRQPSFLNRRLKGSIKRAKSQPKLDRTSSFRQMILPRFRSADQERTRLMQSFKESHSHESLLSPSSAAEALDLVLDEEAIIKPVHSSILGQEYCFEVTTSSGTKCFACRSASERDKWIENLQRAVKPNKDNSRRVDNVLKLWIIEARDLPAKKRYYCELCLDDMLYARTTSKPRTDTVFWGEHFEFNNLPTIRSLRLHLYKETDKKRRKEKSTYLGLVSIPISSITGRQFVEQWYPVIQSSVLAKGGGVGSAKVINASLRVKSRYQTMNILPMELYKEFAEYITNNYRTLCAVLEPLLSVKSKEEVAFALVHILQSTGKTKEFLSDMAMCEVDRFMDREHLIFRENTLATKAVEEYLKLIGHRYLKDAIGDFIRALYESEENCEVDPMRVPPSVLADHQANLRMCCELLLCKIINSLCIFPRELKEVFASWRARCAERGREDLADSLISSSLFLRFMCPAIMSPSLFNLMQEYPAERTSRTLTLIAKVMQNLASFSKFGPKEEYMYFMNEFLEMEWGSMQQFLYEISNLDTGGNAGGFEGYIDLGRELSMLHSLLWEVMGQLSKDAILKLGPLPRLLNDISVALRNPQLHMPTNHQPDRPKDRLFSRPSFNRIKSSDFQSLMMRDLNSSIDISRLPSPTTGVSAVESLSSNLNMRRHAERDLRSSREVFYVTRPPLARSSPAYCTSSSDITEPDPKVHSVNKSVSMMDLQDSRMNSISNLNSVGDMLTSSQASIAGLGHSFGNLGGPHRMGGHMPAGSAGSGLRLNQMGHIGGPTESISQQQQQAAAAMHFPLSFQNPLFHLAAQNSPAQPPPPPLLLAPEPENGHPDYAPAFGNSAFSRSEDLSALRSQSSLVQPSIVHSHSYSDDFTRQNQSNDYAWHQLSLQVQESLQQQHLMGVASQTATGTGTPASLATPPTTVHPVRQTSMAPPQHLKSQRSINTPATATPPKVRPQSRNLLLDSADTNFSSSQPKTRQSQQAAPQQTQQQQQQQDPQLSVTDSPAPGLPYQTSSAKENQAQPAAAEESTDTPTKSGKKPSTQLQPPQQHLLKPVVNKQGSGSTLNTPALNERTVAWVSNMPHLSADIESLRPDREGQLKEYSKSMDESRLERVREYEEEIHSLKERLKMSHRKLEEYEQRLLSQEQQTSKILQQYQCRLEDSERRLKQQQLEKDSQIKGIINRLMAVEDELRGGAIPDIKPRILTDQSISQIYGGHPGS encoded by the exons GACACGCTTGATGCAAAGCTTCAAAGAATCCCACTCCCATGAGTCCCTACTTTCTCCGAGCAGCGCCGCAGAAGCTCTGGACCTAGTTTTGGATGAAGAAGCTATAATCAAGCCTGTCCACTCCAGCATTTTGGGACAGGAGTACTGCTTCGAG GTGACCACCAGTTCAGGAACAAAATGTTTTGCCTGTCGCTCAGCTTCCGAGAGAGATAAATGGATAGAGAATCTGCAACGAGCCGTTAAACCCAACAAG GACAACAGCCGGCGGGTCGACAATGTGCTCAAGTTGTGGATCATCGAGGCCCGAGACCTTCCGGCTAAGAAACGCTACTATTGTGAGCTGTGTTTGGATGACATGTTGTACGCACGCACCACCAGCAAACCCCGGACCGACACCGTCTTCTGGGGCGAGCACTTTGAGTTTAACAATTTGCCTACCATTCGTAGCCTTCGCTTGCACCTCTACAAGGAAACGGACAAAAAGAGACGCAAG GAAAAAAGCACATACCTTGGCCTTGTCAGCATCCCCATCTCCAGCATCACGGGCCGCCAGTTCGTGGAGCAGTGGTACCCAGTCATACAGTCCAGTGTTCTGGCCAAAGGCGGCGGCGTCGGGAGCGCCAAAGTCATCAACGCATCGCTGCGCGTCAAGTCCCGCTACCAGACAATGAACATCCTGCCCATGGAGCTCTACAAAGAGTTCGCCGAGTACATTACCAACAACTACCGAACACTGTGCGCCgtcctggagccgctgctgaGCGTTAAGAGCAAAGAGGAGGTGGCGTTTGCCCTGGTGCACATCCTGCAAAGCACCGGGAAGACGAAG GAGTTCCTGTCTGACATGGCGATGTGTGAGGTGGATCGATTCATGGACCGCGAGCACTTGATCTTTCGGGAGAACACGCTGGCTACAAAGGCTGTGGAGGAGTACCTCAAACTGATTGGCCACAGATACCTGAAGGACGCTATAG GTGACTTCATTCGAGCCCTGTACGAGTCTGAGGAGAACTGTGAGGTGGACCCGATGCGCGTCCCTCCATCCGTCCTGGCCGACCATCAGGCAAACCTTCGCATGTGCTGCGAGCTCTTGCTCTGCAAGATTATCAACTCTCTCTG CATATTTCCGCGGGAGCTCAAGGAAGTGTTTGCCTCGTGGAGAGCCAGGTGCGCCGAGCGCGGAAGAGAGGATCTGGCCGACAGCctcatcagctcctccctgttcctccgCTTCATGTGTCCAGCCATCATGTCCCCCTCCCTGTTCAACCTGATGCAGGAGTACCCCGCCGAGCGCACGTCCCGCACGCTCACCCTCATCGCCAAGGTGATGCAGAACCTGGCCAGCTTCAgcaa GTTTGGGCCCAAGGAGGAGTACATGTATTTCATGAATGAGTTCCTGGAGATGGAGTGGGGCTCCATGCAGCAGTTTCTGTATGAGATCTCCAACTTAGACACTGGGGGAAACGCCGGAGGGTTTGAGGGCTACATCGACCTGGGCAGAGAGCTGTCCATGCTCCACAGTTTACTGTGGGAAGTCATGGGCCAACTTAGCAAG GATGCTATTCTCAAACTTGGACCCTTACCGCGGCTGCTGAATGACATCAGCGTTGCCTTAAGGAACCCGCAGCTTCACATGCCGACAAATCACCAGCCGGACAGACCGAAGGACAGGCTCTTCTCGCGTCCGTCCTTCAATCGGATCAAGTCGTCTGACTTCCAAAGTCTGATGATGCGTGACTTGAACAG CTCAATAGACATCTCTCGCCTGCCGTCCCCCACGACCGGCGTGTCGGCTGTGGAGtcgctctcctccaacctgaacATGAGGCGTCACGCGGAGCGAGACCTGCGCTCGTCCAGGGAGGTTTTCTACGTGACCCGTCCACCGCTGGCTCGATCCAGCCCGGCGTACTGCACAAGCAGCTCGGACATCACCGAGCCGGATCCAAAG GTCCACAGTGTGAATAAAAGTGTGTCTATGATGGATCTTCAGGACTCCCGCATGAACAGCATTTCCAACCTGAACTCTGTAGGCGACATGCTCACGTCCTCCCAGGCCTCCATCGCTGGGCTCGGCCACAGCTTCGGCAACCTCGGCGGCCCGCATCGCATGGGAGGGCACATGCCGGCGGGCTCCGCGGGCTCCGGGTTGAGGCTGAACCAGATGGGCCACATAGGAGGACCCACGGAATCCAtctcacagcagcaacagcaggcgGCGGCCGCCATGCACTTCCCCCTGTCTTTCCAGAACCCGCTATTCCATCTGGCCGCTCAGAACTCGCCggctcagcctcctcccccccctctgctcctcGCCCCCGAGCCCGAGAACGGCCACCCCGACTACGCTCCCGCCTTTGGCAACAGCGCCTTCTCCCGCAGCGAGGACTTGTCGGCCCTGCGGTCACAGAGCAGTCTGGTGCAGCCCAGCATCGTCCACTCGCACAGTTACAGCGATGATTTCACCCGGCAGAATCAGAGCAATGACTACGCCTGGCACCAGCTGTCACTGCAGGTGCAG GAGtcgctacagcagcagcatctgatgGGAGTCGCATCTCAGACGGCCACCGGCACCGGCACGCCCGCCTCGTTGGCCACGCCTCCCACAACCGTGCATCCGGTTCGTCAAACATCCATGGCACCGCCGCAACACCTGAAGTCCCAGCGGTCCATCAACACACCGGCCACCGCCACACCGCCCAAGGTTCGCCCGCAGAGCAGGAACCTCCTCCTCGACTCTGCAGACACGAATTTCAGCAGCAGTCAGCCGAAAACGCGCCAGAGTCAGCAGGCGGCGccgcagcagacgcagcagcagcagcagcaacaggaccCACAGTTGTCGGTGACGGACAGTCCGGCTCCGGGACTCCCCTACCAGACCAGCTCGGCCAAAGAGAACCAGGCCCAacccgctgctgcagaggagtcaACAGACACACCCACAAAAAGCGGCAAGAAGCCTTCAACACAACTGCAGCCGCCTCAGCAGCATCTGCTCAAGCCAGTCGTGAACAAACAG GGTTCCGGTTCGACCTTGAACACACCCGCCCTCAACGAGCGGACGGTCGCCTGGGTGTCCAACATGCCACATCTCTCAGCTGATATCGAGAGTCTGCGGCCAGACCGCGAGGGCCAGCTGAAAGAGTACTCCAAGAGCATGGATGAGTCACGGCTAGAGAGG GTGAGAGAGTACGAAGAGGAGATTCATTCCTTGAAAGAGCGACTGAAGATGTCTCATCGCAAGCTTGAGGAATATGAACAGAGGCTCCTTTCGCAGGAGCAGCAGACCAGTAAGATCCTACAGCAGTACCAGTGCCGCTTAGAGGACAGCGAGCGCcgcctgaagcagcagcaactGGAGAAGGACTCGCAGATCAAAGGCATCATCAACAG ACTCATGGCTGTGGAAGATGAGCTGAGAGGGGGTGCCATTCCTGATATTAAGCCTCGCATCCTCACAGACCAG tctatCAGCCAGATCTATGGTGGCCACCCAGGATCCTGA